One window of Hujiaoplasma nucleasis genomic DNA carries:
- the ychF gene encoding redox-regulated ATPase YchF has product MGLTAGIVGLPNVGKSTLFNAITKANVLAANYPFATIEPNVGVVEVPDHRIKALEAMYHPKKTIYTGFEFRDIAGLVRGASKGEGLGNQFLSHIRTTDAIVQVIRCFDDDEVTHVDGSIDPLRDIETILIELIFADMEVIEKRLPKLKKQASLKADKLIVHEFDLLTNLLAHLKEERPIRSYPLDKDDIAIIKNFSFLTAKPMIYVCNVAEDEIEMENEYVKQVKELAVNDQAQTVIISAKIEQELQTLDEEDRLEFMAEMGMEVSGLDQLIKVSYQTLGLRTFFTAGEKEVRAWTFKDGMKAPECAGIIHSDFEKGFIRAETIHFDDLMMAGSEAKAKEMGKYRLEGKNYEAKDGDIFNFRFSV; this is encoded by the coding sequence ATGGGTTTAACCGCAGGTATTGTTGGTTTACCAAACGTTGGTAAATCAACCTTATTCAATGCCATCACCAAGGCCAATGTTTTGGCCGCAAATTATCCTTTTGCGACCATAGAACCTAATGTTGGTGTCGTTGAAGTTCCTGATCACAGAATTAAAGCACTAGAAGCTATGTATCATCCTAAAAAAACAATCTATACTGGATTTGAATTTAGGGATATTGCTGGGCTTGTAAGGGGAGCATCAAAGGGTGAAGGTTTAGGAAATCAGTTTCTCTCTCATATTCGTACAACAGATGCTATAGTCCAAGTCATTCGTTGTTTTGATGATGATGAAGTGACCCATGTAGATGGCTCTATAGATCCTTTAAGGGATATAGAAACCATTCTTATTGAGTTGATTTTTGCTGATATGGAAGTTATAGAAAAAAGATTACCTAAACTAAAAAAACAAGCTTCTTTAAAAGCGGATAAGTTGATCGTTCATGAATTTGATTTGTTAACCAATCTTTTAGCCCACTTGAAAGAAGAAAGACCTATTCGTTCTTATCCACTAGATAAGGACGACATAGCCATCATAAAAAACTTTTCATTTTTAACAGCTAAACCTATGATTTATGTATGTAATGTTGCTGAAGATGAAATTGAGATGGAAAATGAGTATGTTAAACAAGTAAAAGAATTGGCTGTAAATGACCAAGCTCAAACAGTTATTATTAGTGCTAAAATTGAACAAGAACTTCAAACGTTAGATGAAGAAGATAGGCTTGAATTCATGGCTGAGATGGGTATGGAAGTATCTGGTTTAGATCAGTTGATAAAAGTATCATATCAAACTTTAGGATTAAGGACTTTCTTTACCGCAGGGGAAAAAGAAGTTAGGGCATGGACCTTTAAAGACGGAATGAAAGCTCCTGAGTGTGCTGGTATTATTCATAGTGATTTTGAAAAAGGTTTTATTAGAGCTGAAACCATTCATTTTGATGATTTAATGATGGCAGGAAGTGAAGCGAAAGCCAAAGAAATGGGTAAATATAGACTTGAAGGGAAAAATTACGAAGCCAAAGATGGCGATATATTTAACTTTAGGTTTAGTGTTTAG
- a CDS encoding TatD family hydrolase, with amino-acid sequence MLIDSHVHLNDEQLFTKIESLIDKANAVGVSAFVVVGYDIDSSKLAIELANMYDSIYALIGIHPSEASYVKDSDLEWIEKKLSHPKVKGIGEIGLDYHWDKNLMDKQKALFIKQIQIANKHKMPISVHMRDATEDTYQIIKTYKDKDLPGVMHCYSGSKESMQQFIDLNMYISLAGPVTFKNANTPKEVAASVPMDRLLVETDSPYLAPVPYRGKQNQPRNVEFIAKEIAKIKNISFKELAEKTYENTVKLFNLEELKKEAK; translated from the coding sequence ATGTTAATTGATTCTCACGTTCACTTAAATGATGAACAATTATTTACAAAAATAGAAAGCTTAATTGATAAGGCAAACGCAGTTGGTGTAAGTGCCTTTGTTGTGGTTGGTTATGATATTGATTCATCAAAATTAGCTATTGAACTTGCTAATATGTATGATTCAATTTACGCACTTATTGGTATCCACCCAAGCGAAGCATCGTACGTAAAAGATAGTGATTTAGAATGGATTGAAAAAAAGTTATCTCATCCTAAAGTAAAAGGTATCGGTGAAATTGGTTTAGATTATCATTGGGATAAAAATTTAATGGATAAACAAAAAGCTTTATTTATAAAACAAATTCAAATAGCCAATAAACATAAAATGCCTATATCAGTTCATATGAGAGATGCTACTGAAGATACTTATCAAATAATTAAAACATATAAAGATAAAGATCTTCCAGGTGTTATGCATTGTTATTCAGGATCAAAAGAATCTATGCAACAATTTATTGATTTAAATATGTATATTTCTTTGGCTGGACCAGTCACCTTTAAAAATGCTAATACACCTAAAGAAGTTGCGGCTTCTGTTCCAATGGATAGGCTATTGGTAGAAACAGATTCACCTTACTTGGCTCCAGTACCTTATAGGGGTAAACAAAACCAACCAAGAAATGTGGAATTTATTGCTAAGGAAATTGCTAAAATAAAAAACATATCTTTTAAAGAATTGGCTGAAAAAACTTATGAAAATACAGTCAAATTATTTAACTTAGAAGAATTAAAGAAAGAGGCTAAATAA
- the tkt gene encoding transketolase translates to MEKTIQSMKFLGLDMINQANSGHPGIVLGAANTVYTLYTKHLIANPNEPLWFNRDRFFLAAGHGSALLYSTLHLAGYDIPMSQIKEFRQLNSMTPGHPEYRETPGVDSTTGPLGQGMSMAVGNALAESYLAAKFNTKEYQLVNHYTYALCGDGDMQEGITLESMAIAGRFKLNKLIVLFDSNDIQLDGPVDMAQSDNIEQKVKSMNWDYQLIEDHHDLDAISKAIETAKQSDKPSFIEIKTIIGEGASSAGTSESHGKPIGVKETEAMKKALAYDKGMFEVYDEAYEEFRTSFIDRGQSAYKTWMKTLEKVKEKNVELYKQFKDIIDNKLSIDFKEVFKYAKVGLNEASRSTMGKLIQLASEHIPHMIGGSADLTSSTKAKGIDGDFDYNHRTGRNINFGVREHAMAGIVNGMTLHHLKAFSGGFFIFSDYMKPAMRIAALMHIPSIYIFTHDSVAVGEDGPTHEPIEQLTMFRAMPNTNVLRPGNAYEVEHALRFALEAKETPTVIALTRQNIQTKTKVDYDTFKTGAYIVKDYEHAEAIFIATGSELELALEVQDKLAKEHNIQTRVVSMPSQELFLKQPKEIQERVLPKKCKNIIAIEMGASMSWYRFAHKVYGIDEFGRSGKGEEVIDFFGFTVNKIVKDYLKE, encoded by the coding sequence ATGGAAAAAACAATCCAATCAATGAAGTTTTTAGGACTTGATATGATCAATCAAGCCAATAGTGGACATCCAGGAATTGTCTTGGGTGCTGCCAACACAGTTTATACCTTATATACTAAACATTTAATTGCTAATCCAAATGAACCTCTTTGGTTTAACAGGGATCGATTCTTTTTAGCTGCAGGACATGGGTCAGCGCTTTTATACTCAACCTTGCATTTGGCTGGTTATGATATACCTATGAGTCAAATTAAAGAATTTAGACAATTAAATTCTATGACACCAGGCCATCCTGAATACAGAGAAACTCCTGGAGTGGATTCTACAACAGGTCCTTTAGGACAAGGGATGTCAATGGCAGTTGGAAATGCCTTGGCAGAAAGTTACTTAGCAGCTAAGTTTAATACCAAAGAATACCAACTTGTAAATCATTATACTTACGCTCTATGTGGAGATGGTGATATGCAAGAAGGAATCACCTTAGAATCTATGGCTATTGCAGGTAGATTTAAACTTAATAAATTAATTGTCTTGTTTGATTCTAATGATATTCAACTAGATGGACCGGTTGATATGGCTCAATCAGATAACATTGAACAAAAAGTAAAATCAATGAATTGGGACTATCAATTGATTGAAGATCATCATGATTTAGATGCTATATCTAAAGCGATAGAAACGGCTAAACAATCGGATAAACCATCTTTCATCGAAATAAAAACAATCATTGGAGAAGGCGCATCTTCTGCAGGAACTTCAGAATCTCATGGTAAACCAATTGGGGTTAAAGAAACTGAGGCTATGAAAAAAGCCCTTGCTTATGATAAAGGCATGTTTGAAGTCTACGATGAGGCCTATGAAGAATTTAGAACAAGTTTTATTGATAGAGGACAAAGTGCTTATAAGACTTGGATGAAAACTCTAGAAAAAGTCAAAGAAAAGAATGTTGAATTATATAAGCAATTTAAGGATATTATTGATAACAAGTTATCAATTGATTTTAAAGAAGTGTTTAAATATGCTAAGGTTGGATTGAATGAAGCATCTCGCTCAACTATGGGTAAATTAATTCAGCTTGCTAGTGAACATATTCCACATATGATTGGTGGGTCTGCAGACTTAACATCTTCAACCAAAGCCAAAGGTATTGATGGTGATTTTGATTATAATCACCGAACAGGAAGAAACATCAATTTTGGTGTTAGAGAACATGCCATGGCTGGCATTGTGAATGGGATGACTTTACATCATTTAAAAGCTTTTAGTGGAGGATTCTTTATTTTCTCTGATTATATGAAACCAGCCATGAGGATTGCTGCTTTGATGCATATACCATCTATATATATTTTCACTCATGATTCAGTAGCTGTCGGAGAAGATGGGCCAACCCATGAACCGATTGAACAATTAACCATGTTTAGAGCCATGCCAAATACCAATGTATTAAGGCCTGGTAACGCTTATGAAGTAGAACATGCTTTACGTTTTGCTTTAGAAGCAAAAGAAACACCTACTGTCATTGCTCTTACAAGACAAAATATCCAAACAAAAACAAAAGTAGATTATGATACTTTTAAAACAGGCGCTTATATTGTTAAAGACTATGAACATGCTGAAGCTATTTTCATAGCTACTGGATCTGAATTAGAATTAGCTTTAGAGGTACAAGATAAGTTAGCCAAAGAGCATAATATACAAACAAGGGTGGTTTCTATGCCATCTCAAGAATTATTCTTAAAACAGCCTAAAGAAATACAAGAAAGAGTATTACCAAAAAAATGTAAAAATATTATCGCTATAGAAATGGGTGCTTCAATGTCATGGTATAGATTTGCTCATAAGGTCTATGGTATCGATGAATTTGGAAGAAGCGGTAAGGGAGAAGAAGTTATTGATTTCTTTGGCTTTACTGTTAATAAAATTGTTAAAGACTACTTAAAAGAATAA
- the rpsG gene encoding 30S ribosomal protein S7: protein MPRKGKIAKRDVLADPIYNSKLVTKLINNIMIGGKKTTAQSILYNAFNRVQEATGKDPIEVFNEALNNIMPVLEVRSRRIGGQNYQVPSEVRADRRTTLGLRWLVQYSRSRNERTMEERLAKEIMDAANNTGASVKKKEDMHRMAEANKAFAHYRF from the coding sequence ATGCCTCGTAAAGGAAAAATTGCGAAGAGAGATGTTTTAGCGGATCCAATTTACAACTCTAAATTGGTAACTAAACTTATTAATAACATCATGATTGGTGGTAAAAAAACAACAGCTCAGTCAATTTTATATAATGCTTTTAACCGTGTACAAGAAGCAACTGGTAAAGATCCTATTGAAGTATTCAATGAAGCTTTAAATAATATCATGCCTGTCTTAGAAGTTAGAAGTCGTAGAATTGGTGGACAAAATTATCAAGTACCTAGTGAAGTTAGAGCTGATAGAAGAACAACTTTAGGTCTTAGATGGTTGGTACAATACTCTCGTTCTAGAAACGAAAGAACGATGGAAGAAAGATTAGCAAAAGAAATTATGGATGCTGCTAATAATACAGGCGCATCTGTTAAGAAAAAAGAAGATATGCATAGAATGGCTGAAGCTAATAAAGCTTTCGCTCACTATAGATTTTAA
- the tuf gene encoding elongation factor Tu → MAKAKFERTKPHVNIGTIGHVDHGKTTLTAAITTVLARAGYSEVRDYASIDSAPEERARGITINTAHIEYQTETRHYAHVDCPGHADYVKNMITGAAQMDGAILVVSAADGTMPQTREHILLSRQVGVPKIVVFLNKADMVDDPELIELVEMEVRELLDEYDFPGDDTPIIVGSALKALEGDADNEQKILDLMAAVDSYIPEPERETDKPFLMPVEDVFTITGRGTVVTGRVDRGSIKTNDKIEIIGIRETLNAVVTGVEMFRKILDYAQAGDNVGLLLRGISRDQVERGQVIAKPGSVTPHTLFTAQVYVLSHEEGGRHTPFFSNYRPQFYFRTTDITGVIQLPEGVEMVMPGDNIEMQVELIHPIALEQGTKFSIREGGRTVGAGSVVTILK, encoded by the coding sequence ATGGCTAAAGCTAAATTCGAACGTACTAAACCACATGTTAATATTGGTACAATTGGTCACGTTGACCATGGTAAAACTACTTTAACTGCTGCAATTACTACAGTTCTTGCAAGAGCTGGATATTCAGAAGTTAGAGATTATGCTTCAATTGACTCTGCTCCAGAAGAAAGAGCTAGAGGGATAACTATTAATACTGCTCATATCGAGTATCAAACTGAAACTCGTCACTATGCACATGTTGACTGCCCAGGACATGCTGACTATGTTAAAAACATGATTACAGGTGCTGCTCAAATGGACGGCGCAATCTTAGTTGTATCTGCTGCAGATGGAACTATGCCTCAAACTAGAGAGCATATCTTATTATCACGCCAAGTTGGTGTTCCAAAAATCGTTGTTTTCTTAAACAAAGCTGACATGGTTGATGATCCAGAATTAATTGAATTAGTTGAAATGGAAGTTCGTGAATTATTAGACGAATATGACTTCCCAGGAGATGACACTCCAATCATCGTTGGTTCTGCTTTAAAAGCATTAGAAGGCGACGCAGATAACGAACAAAAAATCTTAGACTTAATGGCTGCTGTTGACTCATACATTCCTGAACCAGAAAGAGAAACTGACAAACCATTCTTAATGCCAGTTGAAGATGTTTTCACAATTACTGGTCGTGGTACTGTTGTTACTGGTAGAGTAGATAGAGGATCAATTAAAACTAACGATAAAATCGAAATCATTGGTATTAGAGAAACATTAAACGCAGTTGTTACTGGTGTTGAAATGTTCCGTAAAATCCTTGATTACGCACAAGCTGGAGATAACGTAGGTTTATTATTACGTGGTATTTCAAGAGACCAAGTAGAACGTGGACAAGTTATCGCTAAACCAGGTTCAGTGACTCCTCATACATTATTTACTGCACAAGTTTATGTATTGAGCCACGAAGAAGGTGGACGTCATACTCCATTCTTCTCTAACTATAGACCACAATTCTATTTCCGTACAACTGATATCACAGGTGTTATTCAACTTCCTGAAGGTGTTGAAATGGTTATGCCTGGAGATAACATTGAAATGCAAGTAGAATTAATTCACCCAATCGCATTGGAACAAGGAACTAAGTTCTCAATTCGTGAAGGTGGACGTACAGTTGGCGCTGGATCAGTTGTTACAATTTTAAAATAA
- a CDS encoding CinA family protein produces the protein MKDTSQQISDLSYQLVQLLIKKNLKISFAESMTGGLFASELTRIEDASKVFKESFVVYSDQAKINVLKCKKTTIDQYTVYSKQVIEEMLLGLRKQSEADILVAVSGIAGPRTYHGLDIGTVYIGIDYQGQIINEKHHFNGDRQEIRYQTLIFTFNKLIEYLKK, from the coding sequence ATGAAAGACACTAGTCAACAAATCTCTGATTTATCTTATCAACTTGTACAATTATTAATTAAAAAGAATTTAAAAATTTCTTTTGCCGAGTCAATGACTGGGGGTTTATTTGCCAGTGAATTGACTCGAATAGAAGATGCATCAAAAGTCTTTAAAGAAAGTTTTGTTGTCTATTCTGATCAAGCAAAAATAAATGTATTGAAATGTAAAAAAACAACCATTGACCAATATACAGTTTACTCCAAACAAGTCATTGAAGAAATGCTTTTGGGTTTAAGAAAACAATCTGAAGCGGACATTTTGGTGGCGGTTTCAGGGATTGCTGGTCCAAGAACTTATCATGGTTTGGATATTGGTACAGTTTATATTGGTATAGATTATCAAGGACAAATTATCAATGAGAAACATCATTTTAATGGGGATAGACAAGAGATACGCTATCAAACATTAATTTTTACTTTTAATAAGTTAATCGAATATTTGAAAAAATAA
- the rpsL gene encoding 30S ribosomal protein S12 gives MPTINQLIKKGRTNKTKKSKSPQLNIGFNSLKKVYTDQSSPQKRGVCVRVATMTPKKPNSALRKYARVRLSNGGEVNAYIPGIGHSLQEHSVVLIRGGRVKDLPGVRYHVIRGTLDTTAVDKRRQGRSKYGAKRPK, from the coding sequence ATGCCTACTATTAATCAGTTAATTAAAAAAGGACGTACTAACAAAACAAAGAAATCTAAATCTCCACAGTTAAACATTGGGTTTAATAGTTTGAAGAAGGTTTATACCGATCAATCTAGCCCTCAAAAACGTGGTGTATGTGTTAGGGTTGCGACTATGACACCTAAAAAACCTAACTCAGCTTTGAGAAAATATGCTCGTGTACGTTTATCAAATGGTGGAGAGGTTAATGCTTATATACCTGGTATTGGACACTCTTTACAAGAACACAGTGTTGTATTGATTAGAGGAGGTCGTGTTAAAGACTTACCTGGTGTTAGATATCACGTTATCCGTGGTACATTAGATACAACCGCAGTAGACAAAAGAAGACAAGGTCGTTCTAAATACGGAGCTAAAAGACCTAAATAA
- the fusA gene encoding elongation factor G → MAREYSLDKTRNIGIMAHIDAGKTTTTERVLYHTGKIHKMGETHDGASQMDWMEQEQERGITITAAATTAFWKNHRINIIDTPGHVDFTVEVSRSLRVLDGAVTVLDAQAGVEPQTETVWRQANEYKVPRIVFANKMDKVGADFAGAVQSIQDRLGENAEAIQWPIGAEDTFSGIIDLVEMKAYDFDGGINEEYVEIDIPSHLLDEAKARRSRLLEALSDYDEDLMMSFLEGEEISVEMVKAALRKATLSVTFFPVLCGTAFKNKGVKFMLDAVLDYLPSPTEVANIKGYDKNENEVAVPQTDEAEFVALAFKVMTDPFVGRITFFRVYSGVVNKGSYIYNASKDKKERLGRILKIHANSREEVDQVYSGDIAAAVGLKDTITGDTLCSLNTHVVLESMNFPEPVISVAIEPKTQKDQAKMGVALQKLSEEDPTFRTYTDHETGQTIISGMGELHLEIIVDRMKREFKVEASVGNPQVSYRETITQTANTDAKFVRQSGGRGQYGHVKVIFEPNPGKGYEFVDKVVGGTVPREYIKVVDQGIQESLAGGVLAGYPLLDIKATLYDGSYHEVDSSEMAFKIAASMALKQVKQLGAPALLEPIMSVDVVTPDDYIGNVIGDLTARRGRIEGQEMQGNAQKVSAKVPLSEMFGYATSLRSNTQGRATHTMQFSHYDKVPKNISEQIMKNNEE, encoded by the coding sequence ATGGCACGTGAATATAGTTTAGATAAAACACGTAATATTGGTATCATGGCACACATTGATGCTGGTAAAACGACGACAACTGAACGCGTTTTATATCACACTGGTAAAATCCATAAAATGGGTGAAACACATGATGGTGCTTCACAAATGGACTGGATGGAACAAGAACAAGAACGCGGAATTACTATTACTGCTGCAGCAACGACGGCTTTCTGGAAAAATCATAGAATTAATATTATCGATACCCCAGGTCATGTGGACTTTACAGTAGAAGTATCAAGGTCACTACGTGTATTAGACGGTGCTGTAACGGTATTAGATGCTCAAGCCGGAGTCGAACCACAAACTGAAACAGTTTGGCGTCAGGCAAATGAATATAAAGTTCCAAGAATTGTTTTTGCAAACAAAATGGATAAGGTTGGGGCAGATTTTGCTGGGGCAGTACAATCTATCCAAGATAGACTTGGAGAAAACGCTGAAGCGATTCAATGGCCAATTGGGGCTGAAGACACTTTTAGCGGAATTATTGATTTGGTTGAGATGAAGGCTTATGATTTTGATGGAGGCATTAACGAGGAGTATGTAGAAATAGATATTCCATCGCATTTATTAGACGAAGCTAAAGCAAGAAGATCAAGATTATTAGAGGCTTTATCAGATTATGATGAAGACTTAATGATGTCTTTCTTAGAAGGTGAAGAAATTTCTGTTGAAATGGTTAAAGCTGCTTTAAGAAAAGCTACTTTATCAGTAACATTTTTCCCTGTATTATGTGGAACGGCCTTTAAAAATAAGGGTGTTAAATTCATGTTAGATGCTGTCCTAGATTATTTACCATCTCCAACAGAGGTTGCGAATATTAAAGGATATGATAAAAACGAAAATGAAGTAGCAGTTCCACAAACAGATGAAGCAGAATTTGTTGCCTTAGCATTTAAGGTTATGACAGACCCATTCGTTGGTCGTATTACATTCTTTAGAGTATACTCTGGGGTTGTAAATAAAGGTTCATACATTTACAATGCTTCAAAAGATAAGAAAGAAAGACTTGGACGTATTCTTAAGATTCATGCGAATTCAAGAGAAGAAGTTGATCAAGTTTATTCTGGAGATATCGCAGCTGCAGTTGGTCTAAAAGATACAATTACAGGAGATACTTTATGTAGTTTGAATACACACGTTGTTCTTGAGTCAATGAACTTCCCTGAGCCTGTAATCTCAGTAGCGATTGAGCCAAAAACACAAAAAGATCAAGCTAAAATGGGTGTAGCTCTTCAAAAACTATCAGAAGAAGATCCGACATTTAGAACTTATACTGATCATGAAACGGGACAAACAATTATTTCAGGTATGGGTGAACTTCACTTAGAAATTATTGTTGATAGAATGAAACGTGAATTTAAAGTAGAAGCTAGTGTTGGTAACCCACAAGTATCATACCGTGAAACCATTACACAAACAGCCAATACCGATGCTAAATTTGTTAGACAATCTGGTGGACGTGGTCAATATGGTCATGTTAAAGTGATCTTTGAACCTAACCCAGGTAAAGGTTATGAATTCGTTGATAAAGTTGTTGGTGGTACTGTACCAAGAGAATACATTAAAGTTGTTGATCAAGGTATTCAAGAATCACTTGCTGGTGGTGTTTTAGCGGGATATCCGTTATTAGACATTAAAGCCACTTTATATGATGGTTCATACCATGAAGTTGACTCTTCAGAAATGGCATTTAAGATTGCTGCTTCAATGGCTTTAAAACAAGTTAAACAATTAGGTGCACCTGCGCTTTTAGAACCAATTATGTCAGTAGATGTTGTTACACCTGATGATTATATTGGTAACGTTATCGGTGATTTAACCGCTAGACGTGGTAGAATTGAAGGACAAGAAATGCAAGGAAACGCACAAAAAGTTTCTGCAAAAGTTCCTTTATCAGAAATGTTTGGTTACGCAACGTCATTACGTTCAAATACACAAGGACGTGCAACACATACAATGCAATTTTCGCATTATGACAAGGTACCAAAAAATATTTCTGAACAAATCATGAAAAATAACGAGGAATAA
- a CDS encoding (deoxy)nucleoside triphosphate pyrophosphohydrolase, producing the protein MKHYEVVAAVFTDEQDRIYCARRKNDGELASKWEFPGGKIEAGETSEEALIREIKEELSADIEVLDYITTVNHQYTSFKLTMHAYYTKIKKGNLVLSEHTGEKWLKRKDLMTLDWAPADIPIVEILMKNMG; encoded by the coding sequence ATGAAACATTATGAAGTAGTCGCGGCAGTATTCACTGACGAGCAAGATAGAATATACTGTGCAAGAAGAAAAAATGACGGTGAGCTCGCTTCAAAATGGGAATTCCCAGGCGGGAAAATCGAAGCTGGCGAAACCAGTGAAGAAGCGTTAATAAGAGAAATCAAAGAAGAGCTATCTGCAGATATTGAAGTTTTAGACTATATAACAACTGTCAATCATCAATATACTTCTTTTAAATTAACCATGCATGCATATTATACGAAAATAAAAAAAGGAAATTTAGTCCTTAGTGAGCATACTGGTGAGAAATGGTTAAAAAGAAAAGACTTAATGACTCTTGATTGGGCTCCAGCAGATATACCTATTGTTGAAATTTTAATGAAAAATATGGGGTAA